The following are encoded together in the Coregonus clupeaformis isolate EN_2021a chromosome 24, ASM2061545v1, whole genome shotgun sequence genome:
- the LOC121538585 gene encoding transmembrane and coiled-coil domains protein 1-like yields the protein MHWEQVLRLDNGKIEQLEVSGWAQTPQAVSCGEDGSFPGGDDCTLDPQRTKQAITQLQQKILKLTEQIKIEQTARDDNVAEYLKLANNADKQQSGRIKQVFEKKNQKSAQTIQQLQRKLEHYHRKLREVEHNGIPRQSKDVLRDMQQGLKDVGAKVTGFSEGVVDSVKGGLTSFSQATHSAAAGVVSKPREIASLFRNKFGSADNIPGLKDSLDDPSGGEEGLMGAGGTSLGSAAHHHLQSSPKYGSEEDCSSATSGSAGANSTTGAPGGPPSSKGNTLERSQSSSLDMLLQEVQELREGQGRLEESLEGLKSHYQRDYTVIMQALQEERFRCERLEEQLNDLTELHQNEILNLKQELASMEEKIAYQSYERARDTQEALEACQTRISKMELQQQQQQVVQLEGLENATARTLLGKLINVLLALMAVLLVFVSTVANCVVPLMKTRSRSFSTLLLILLFAFLWRNWDALSGCTHRALQPPR from the exons ATGCATTGGGAACAAGTACTCCGATTGGATAATGGCAAG aTTGAGCAGTTGGAGGTGAGTGGCTGGGCTCAGACCCCCCAGGCAGTGTCGTGTGGGGAGGATGGGTCTTTCCCTGGGGGTGACGATTGCACCCTGGACCCCCAGCGCACCAAGCAGGCTATCACCCAGCTGCAGCAGAAGATCCTCAAGCTCACCGAGCAGATCAAGATTGAGCAGACGGCCAGAGACGACAACGTGGCCGAGTACCTCAAACTGGCCAACAACGCTGACAAGCAGCAGAGTGGCCGCATCAAACAG GTGTTTGAGAAGAAGAACCAGAAGTCAGCCCAGACCATCCAGCAGCTACAGAGGAAGCTGGAGCACTACCACCGCAAGCTGAGGGAGGTGGAGCACAACGGCATCCCTCGTCAGTCTAAGGATGTCCTCAGGGACATGCAGCAGGGCCTAAAGGACGTGGGGGCAAAGGTCACAGGCTTCAGCGAAGGCGTGGTTGACAGTGTCAAGGGAGGCCTCACCAGCTTCTCCCAGGCTACACACTCTGCTGCCGCCGGGGTCGTCTCCAAGCCCCGAGAGATCGCCTCGCTGTTCCGCAACAAGTTTGGCAGCGCCGACAACATCCCCGGGCTGAAGGACTCCTTGGATGACCCTTCAGGAGGCGAGGAGGGGTTGATGGGGGCCGGGGGGACGTCTCTGGGCAGCGCAGCACACCACCACCTGCAGTCCAGCCCCAAGTACGGCAGCGAGGAAGACTGCTCCAGCGCTACGTCAGGGTCGGCAGGGGCCAACAGCACCACGGGGGCCCCCGGAGGCCCCCCCAGCTCcaaggggaacaccctggagagGAGCCAGAGCTCCAGCCTGGACATGCTGCTACAGGAAGTGCAGGAGCTGAGGGAGGGCCAGGGGAGACTAGAGGAGAGTCTGGAGGGGCTGAAGAGCCACTATCAGAGGGACTACACTGTCATCATGCAGGCCCTGCAGGAGGAACGGTTCAG GTGTGAGCGTCTGGAGGAGCAGCTGAAtgatctgacagagctccatcaGAATGAGATCCTAAACCTGAAGCAGGAGCTGGCCAGCATGGAGGAGAAGATAGCCTACCAGTCCTACGAGAGAGCCAGAGACACAcag GAAGCCCTGGAGGCGTGCCAGACACGTATCTCTAAGATGGAgctgcaacagcagcagcagcaggtggtCCAGCTAGAAGGCCTGGAGAACGCCACGGCCCGGACCCTGCTGGGGAAACTCATCAACGTCCTCCTGGCCCTCATGGCCGTGCTCCTGGTGTTCGTCTCCACCGTGGCCAACTGTGTGGTCCCCCTGATGAAGACCCGCTCCCGctccttctccaccctcctcctcatcctcctcttcgcCTTCCTCTGGAGGAACTGGGACGCGCTGTCGGGCTGCACGCACCGCGCCCTGCAGCCACCCAGATGA